GCTGCTCCACACAAGAATTCATGGCCAGGGGGATGCCATCGACTGGCGTCACAGACGCAGAATGCTGCAGTCCTTTGCGGCTATATTAACCACCCGATTCTGCGACACCGGCTGCTTGGCGTGCGTACGTCTAGTGCTGGTGTATTTAATATATATGTTTTAAAATGTAGTTTATAGATTCTTTGGTATGCGTCATTTACTTGGTATGATCGAGCATCTGCAATGTCATGGTCGCAAGTTCGCGCAGCCGACTTACCTCGTCGTCTGCCGTACCAAAAAGGTCGGGCCTGCCCGCCACGAATGATGCAAGGTTCCCCTCGACGTCTGCACATAATTTGGGGAGTTCACACGCAAATTACCTTCTAATGGCGCAAACGCGCTTTCTTTCATGGCCTTCTCTATGAAACGCTCTTTCTGGTGCTTCCACTTGGGGTCGAGCAGAAGAATCTTCAGATGCGCCGACATTTCTGTGGCCGGTATCATCTGGCCTGTAATAGGGCACCTCTGCATCTCAACAGCAGTTTGAGCCTTCGATTTCCTTGTGTACGACTTTTTGACCTTGATGATTTCATCTCCGTCCTGCGTGTTGTTCAGCCCTTGGAGTTGCTATCGTTCGCGTACCTGTACAATGCTAACATCATTGTCCCTGGCAACCCGTCTTTTATAACTCTCAGGCGCATCCGAGAATTTGGAGACAGTGGGTACAGTTTCTACGGCCACTGCATTGTCCGCTTCCTGCGGTTCGGGTGCTGTAATGTCTGCCGTGGATGGATCCTCGGTCTTTTCCTCTTCATCATCCACAACAACCGCAACTTCCGGATTTATTTGATCTGCATCCAGAGGAATGACGGATGTCAATTGTTCTCCACTGTTTCTTTCCGTTGCGGCAGTCCTTGGGTTGCGTGTCATGAGCAGCATGGCAGCTCCCGGTTGCGTGAAGTCGATTGGTGGCGGCAGTCCCTCTTCGTTCTGCAAAAGAACCGTAATTTTTGATGGCATCTGACAACCTACAGGAGTGAAAGTGATTGTCTCTGCGATGAAGAATGTATGCCAATCGATGGACTGCATTTCCATGCGCTCCTCCGCTTTTCGCATTTCTTCCGATGCGGTTTTTGCCTGTTGGCGCGCATCCCAGTCTGCCCTTTTCTGACATTTCCTAAGGTATGCGACTTTGTCCTTGGCCACGGTGTTGAGTTTTTCAATCTGCGGTTTGGTTGGCAGCAGGCACTTGGTGTACGACTCGGTGAGGCTAGTGAAGAAACCGAAGAGGCAATGTGACGGGCTGAGAAAGTCGAATTGCGGGTTGCTTTTTTCGCGCTTCGCAAGTTCAACCAAGAACCGCTGCCCGTTCCTTGCCACGAATGTCGCCGTCGCCTTAATGATATCCCTGCGCGTGATTAAGGTCACCGATAAGAGATTGCCTTCCAAGTGCGGAAACGCATAAAGTGGCATCTACATGCCCTCAGGCCACGTATATTTTCAAGATATGCAACTCACATGTCCATGGCCGCCACAAATGGCTGCGTAAATGTGAAGGCGTCCTTCTCTGGCTCGTCTATTTCGTCGTCCGCGCCGCTCGCGCCGAAATCCGTGAGCGCTAGCAGCCTCTCCTTGAATTCATTCTTCAATTCGAGCTTCTTGCGCCTGTCTAGGATAGCCTGCGGTATGGAAGGCTTGATTTCCACATCTGTGACGGTGTGACTGCGGAGCTACAGAGGCCTACCTATGCCACTTTTCAGTTCCGTTAGCTTGAGCCTATAATATGCGTGGTACGCGTTATTCGGATTTAGGAAGGCAAATTTTGCGGCAGAACCGGCAGCGCCCTCGCCCTGTTCAGCTCGTATGCGCTGTTCGAACTGGTCGCCATTCTTTGCCACGAACTGGGCGGTTTTGTCTATAATAGTTCTGACATATTTTGGTGGAAAAATAACTTCCGCCGCGGATTCGCTCATTTTTTTAGTGTGACGGTGGCACGACCATCAGTGAGATGCGCCTGTGGTTGTGGCGACGGTCAGGTCGCGGTGTGTGCCCCGGAGCCCCTTCTCCACGTTGCCGTGGCTCATAGGGTGTTAACTGAGCGTTTTACATCACCATATTCCACATATAATAGCAGTACAACCTTATATAACTTTTGTAGTATAATATGTTAAATAGGTTGCCGGCACCGAAAGGGGTTCCCGGGCGGTCCCCCACCCCAGTACTAACCCGGCCTAGCGCCGCTTGACTTCGGAGTTCGGATGGGATCCGGTATTTTCGACGCAGTATGGCCGGCAACAATGAAACGCGCAATTACACTAACACAATCGTTGTAGAGGTTGAATCACGACGGAAACACCCAAAGAGTACATATGGGTTGCAATATCACTTTCGTACGGAATAAATGGTGCATAAAGTATCAGAAACACAAACGTGTTTGGAAACGATTCTTTGTGCCACATTGCGCCGTATTCTTGAGCCCTATGTCTATGACATGCATTTCACAAAATCTCTCGATACGCCAGTCACACATCGTACGATTCACCTATTAAGTGGAGGATGGCGTCCTGGAGGCAGAACCCGGGTTATAATGATAGATGCGTGACAGATATACCCGGTGACACCAATCTACACACAAGCACACACACGCAGACTCGCAAATGTCGGTCTCTGTTCATTTCTAGAAGTCCGCTAAGCCATCTACAAATTAGTAGGCGATTGCAGTGGCAATGCCTCCGGGTGCCATAGAGGACTTTCACTGGTTTTCCTGGGCAGCTAACGATTGCCGCCGGCGTTCTTAAAAGACTCGTTATGATACACTACGACAGACACTTTAAACACTCATTGATATGACAATTTAAACATTTTTCACTCGTGCCTTCCGCAATTGCTCACTTCGCAGGTTTATTCCTACCCCCATCTGCGCGGCGGATTCTACGATGCGTGCTAACGCGCTTTGACGCGTCTCAGACGTTACTAGCTGCGCGTGTTGTGGCGCCGAGACTTCGTGTTGTAATATTTTGTTACACACACGGGTTAAGTCTGGTTAGGGGCGCTGCGCATACGGGCCTGGTCACGTCCACTTGTCATTCGACAGCTCCATAGTCGTGTCATCTCCCGTCTGCCTCTACGTCGCCAACATGGATCGTTCCAGTATAACATCCGCGAACACCGATGCGGAGCAGGAGCGCCCGGAAAAGCCTGAAGCTGAGCAGCAGTGTAATGAACAGCATGATGCTGATCAGGAGAGGCGTGCAAAGCGTGATGCTGAGCACCGCCTGAAATACTTCGACACTTGCAATTGGTTCAGCTTCTTGTTTATCCATTGGTCTCGTTCTTGGATGTCCTACTTCTGCAAAAGCTTCATTGAGCCCGATGATATCCACCCTTTGCCGAAGGTAGACTCCGTCGACCTTTGGCAACCGAAATTCGCGAAGCATGTCAGCGATGGGCTTTTGCGGTTGGAGCGGTGGGAGTCTGAACGCGCTTCTGAAACAGGCCGGAGAAAGGCTCCGAGACCTTACACCAGCGTCATCTTGCGTGCGTTGTTCTTGACGTTCTGGCGCTGTGTTGCGGTACTGCTTTTGGCCCACATTGCGCTGAACCTGGTGAACGTGGGTACTGCGATCttgttgaaaaagttgatggGTTATATGAACGAAAAGGATCGGTCGATGAAGGATATTATTGGTATGATCGTCATTATTGTTGCCGTCGAATTTGTGCACTCGGTGATCAGCCAGCACGTGTTTTTGTATTTCCATCGTGTTCACGTAAAAATTGAAGCGGCGATTACCATCACGCTGTTCCAGCACGGTATGTGCCACCGTCGTGCCTACGCATCGAGCATTGACGGGTTACCTGAGATGTCATCGTGCAAGGGGGTTGTTCACTCGTGGCCCTGCAAGGACGGCGAATGTGCGTCTAATCCCCTGCTCTGTCCTGCGAGGAGATACCAAAACAGGGAGTTGCCACCCAACATCTATGTGTACTTGTTCGTCGACGCGTACGCTATAGTGTGCGTTGTCAATGCCATGATCGATATCGTAAAGTTCGTCTCCGTTTTCGCCTTCTCCATTTACCTTATTGGTTCACGTATTCAGATCAATGTGCTGGTTCCTGCGTCGATCGTGCTCACCATCGTTTTGATTTTGATTATGATCGAGGCGATCAACGGTTACGTGTGGTATCACACGCTTCAGTCCAAGGATAACCGTGTGGCCAGAACGGCTGAGGCACTCGGTCACTTGAATGTTTTACGTGTGATGGGTGTGGAAGACGTAGGTTACAACATGGTGCGGCACAGCCGTCAGGACGAGATAATGTTGCTGAAGACACGTATCTCCTTGCACGCTGTGAGCGTGTTCTTGAACCGTATCATTGGTGTATCTGTCTTGCTTTACATTTTGCTGGACTACATTAAGACCTTGAAAACGTCGATCAACGAGTCTAATTTCGACATTTCGGCACCTATTACGATCATGTTCATTGTGGAGAAGATTGCCAGTGCTTCTGATAACCTTCCCAAGACGATGAAGACCGTCGTGGAGGCTGCTACGTCGTTGACCAGGGTTGAGTGGTTCATCAGGTCGTGCTCTCCGAACTATTACTTGAATACCTACAAGGAAGCCACCGCCTATCTGAAGAGCCAGTCCAATAAGTTGACTCAGGCCAACCTCCAGGATGAGCTCCCTTCTGACACAGTTGCACAGTTCAAGGATGCCTCTTTTGCCTGGTATTACGACCGTAAGGAGTTGCTCAGCGTTAACAAGGCATCTAATCCATTCTTCACCAAGATTAACTTTGAGTTGAAAGGTGGCGATGTGAAGATCATCACCGGCAACCAGGGTTGTGGTAAAACTAGCTTCATCAAAGCGATGCTGGGCGAGATGAGTCTGGTATCGGGTAGCATGGCGGTTGCTCCGCTGTCAACGGGTATGCCCATTTTCTACACATCGCAGGAGGTGTGGCTGCCTAGCGGTAGCATCCGTTCGATCATCACGTTCGGGTACGcgttcgacgaggacatcTACAAGACGGTGCTTTCTGCGGCCGAGCTTGTCACTGATATCGAAGCATGGAGCGATGGTGACATGCGTGTGATCTCTGCGAAGGGTTATTCTCTGAGTGGCGGTCAACGTGTGAGGTTGAGTCTGGCGCGTGCTCTCTACGCGTACCTGATCTTCAGCAAGGCCAATGAAAACCTAGAAGATCGCTGCCTTTTCTTGATGTGCCTCGACGAACCATTTAACGGTTTGGACGCTAAGGTGACGGCGTCCATTGCGTCAAACCTTTTCAAGAAGGGTACAGGTTTGTTAGTAAGGGACGATGTTTCTGTTGTAATGGCAATGTCTAAGATGAACTTGGGAATTTGTCTGTCGTCTGTCGACGCGGGTATTATGGCGGACATTGCTGTCTTGATGATTGAGGATGGGTGCTTATCCGATGAGCGGGGCTTCCAAGCATTGAGCACGGAAGGTTTACCCGCTGAAGCCTCACCCAATGCTAAGGCCAGTATGCGTATTATGCGCAAACACAGCTCTCTGTTCCGTATTCCGGATGGTGTGTGGAGGTCTTGTGAGGACGGCGCGTTGAACATGCGTAAAGAGAACTACCACCTTTCTCGCCGTTTGAAGGCCCTCGCTACCAACTACACGGACGATATTGCGTCGCAGGGTGACCTTTGCGCCACTAAAGCCGGTTATGTGACCCTGTTCAAGGCAATGGGATTGGTATTGTGCTTCGTTATCTTAACGTTTGCTTTCTCCAGTGCCGTCATGGACAAGGTGAACGCGATTTGGGTTGCAAAGTGGTCGGATTCGGTGAAGGCTCTTGGAGGTACAGACCGGACTACAATAACGAATACCGAAGCCATAATAAAGGAGCACGATCAAACCAGCGTGCTGATTACCAGTTTCTCGTCCTTGTACATTGGCTTGATTTTCTTCGCAATTGCACTCATCGCTGTCGCGAATGTCGTCGGAGCTACCCGCCTACACGACTTCGCTTTAAATTCAATGTTTACGAAGAGTTCATCGGTTATCACGCTGAAGAAGTCTGTCGGTGAATTGTGCACCTTTTTGGCTTCTGATCTTGCGTACATTGACATTCACCTGGTGCTTCTTGGCCAGCACGCCGTTTTCGCGTTTTTGAAATTGCTGTTGCAATTCGCTACGGTGTGTTACACTATCCCGATTTCAATCCCAGTCCCCGTGATTGGTGGTGCGATAATTTACTTCGGGCTCTTGCAAAGGTACCTGGTTGCTTCGAAGAAAGGTCAGCTGCTCATGCTTGAGGGTGTCACAAACATTAATGCGGTGTATGCAAGTGTCATTGACGGTTCTGCTGTGTACAGGAGCTACCAGAAGGAGAAGCAGTGCATCAAATCGATTTATGAGAGGTCGGACTATTATTACCGCAGCAAGTTCATCAAGGCCGCCTTCACTGCGCGTTTCATGATTGAGACGAAGCTCATGACGTGTCTGATGCTGTTTATTGTCGCACTGTTGCCCGTGCTATACAGTTACATGACCGGTAAGCCTCTTCAGGTCGCTCAGGTTGGTCTCGGAATATCTGTTACCATGGCTATTAACTCTGCCCTCACGTCATTCATTTTGTACTATACATCGTTGGATAAGAGTATGTGTTCCATGTCGCGCTACAACCGCTTCTTCTTACAGGGCAAATTTTCTCTGAACGAGAAGTTTGAAAGCATGGACGAGACCGTTTTGCGTAAGGTTGGTGATAAGGATGAATGGAACAAGGAGAGTTGTGCTGCTCTGTTGAAACGTCGTAAGAACGAGTTCCGCAACTTCATGTTCCGTCGTTACCGTTCGGTGCTGAGCTCGCTGTTTTACAAACCCCGCGTGGAGTTTTTGGACTGTGGAGAGTATTTGTGTGGGGAGCATGTTTCGCTAGAATTGGAAAACGTTTCAGTTCCACAGCAGGCATCTGCCACGGGTGAGAACAGTCGTTACATCCTGAAGGGCGTGACTGCGAGCACGCGTGCTGGTGATGTTGTGGGTATAGTGGGTCGTACTGGCGCTGGTAAGAGTACGCTGTTGAGTGTGCTGCAGAACATTGCATCGAAAAGGGAGGGCTCCGTATTGCTCGACGGTCGGGAGTTGAACAGCATCCCTCGTAAGGTGCTGCGCCACATCATCGGCGTGTTGCCTCAGATGCCTTTTGTGTTCAAGGGGTGGACCCTGCGTCGTTTCCTGGACCCGCGTATGTTGCACTCTGACGAGGAGATCTTGCACGCCCTGGAGTGCTGTGGCTTGTTGGATATGGTCAAATCTCTGCCTGGCACCGATCCGCTGGACGCCATCATGGTACCTACTACTGCCATTGTTAAAGGCGGTTTCTTCCTCATCACGCCTCTGATTAAGATAAAGGGC
This genomic stretch from Babesia bigemina genome assembly Bbig001, chromosome : III harbors:
- a CDS encoding Surp module domain containing protein, putative, whose product is MSESAAEVIFPPKYVRTIIDKTAQFVAKNGDQFEQRIRAEQGEGAAGSAAKFAFLNPNNAYHAYYRLKLTELKSGIDVEIKPSIPQAILDRRKKLELKNEFKERLLALTDFGASGADDEIDEPEKDAFTFTQPFVAAMDMDIIKATATFVARNGQRFLVELAKREKSNPQFDFLSPSHCLFGFFTSLTESYTKCLLPTKPQIEKLNTVAKDKVAYLRKCQKRADWDARQQAKTASEEMRKAEERMEMQSIDWHTFFIAETITFTPVGCQMPSKITVLLQNEEGLPPPIDFTQPGAAMLLMTRNPRTAATERNSGEQLTSVIPLDADQINPEVAVVVDDEEEKTEDPSTADITAPEPQEADNAVAVETVPTVSKFSDAPESYKRRVARDNDVSIDGDEIIKVKKSYTRKSKAQTAVEMQRCPITGQMIPATEMSAHLKILLLDPKWKHQKERFIEKAMKESAFAPLEGNLRVNSPNYVQTSRGTLHHSWRAGPTFLVRQTTR
- a CDS encoding ATP-BINDING CASSETTE TRANSPORTER, putative; protein product: MDRSSITSANTDAEQERPEKPEAEQQCNEQHDADQERRAKRDAEHRLKYFDTCNWFSFLFIHWSRSWMSYFCKSFIEPDDIHPLPKVDSVDLWQPKFAKHVSDGLLRLERWESERASETGRRKAPRPYTSVILRALFLTFWRCVAVLLLAHIALNLVNVGTAILLKKLMGYMNEKDRSMKDIIGMIVIIVAVEFVHSVISQHVFLYFHRVHVKIEAAITITLFQHGMCHRRAYASSIDGLPEMSSCKGVVHSWPCKDGECASNPLLCPARRYQNRELPPNIYVYLFVDAYAIVCVVNAMIDIVKFVSVFAFSIYLIGSRIQINVLVPASIVLTIVLILIMIEAINGYVWYHTLQSKDNRVARTAEALGHLNVLRVMGVEDVGYNMVRHSRQDEIMLLKTRISLHAVSVFLNRIIGVSVLLYILLDYIKTLKTSINESNFDISAPITIMFIVEKIASASDNLPKTMKTVVEAATSLTRVEWFIRSCSPNYYLNTYKEATAYLKSQSNKLTQANLQDELPSDTVAQFKDASFAWYYDRKELLSVNKASNPFFTKINFELKGGDVKIITGNQGCGKTSFIKAMLGEMSLVSGSMAVAPLSTGMPIFYTSQEVWLPSGSIRSIITFGYAFDEDIYKTVLSAAELVTDIEAWSDGDMRVISAKGYSLSGGQRVRLSLARALYAYLIFSKANENLEDRCLFLMCLDEPFNGLDAKVTASIASNLFKKGTGLLVRDDVSVVMAMSKMNLGICLSSVDAGIMADIAVLMIEDGCLSDERGFQALSTEGLPAEASPNAKASMRIMRKHSSLFRIPDGVWRSCEDGALNMRKENYHLSRRLKALATNYTDDIASQGDLCATKAGYVTLFKAMGLVLCFVILTFAFSSAVMDKVNAIWVAKWSDSVKALGGTDRTTITNTEAIIKEHDQTSVLITSFSSLYIGLIFFAIALIAVANVVGATRLHDFALNSMFTKSSSVITLKKSVGELCTFLASDLAYIDIHLVLLGQHAVFAFLKLLLQFATVCYTIPISIPVPVIGGAIIYFGLLQRYLVASKKGQLLMLEGVTNINAVYASVIDGSAVYRSYQKEKQCIKSIYERSDYYYRSKFIKAAFTARFMIETKLMTCLMLFIVALLPVLYSYMTGKPLQVAQVGLGISVTMAINSALTSFILYYTSLDKSMCSMSRYNRFFLQGKFSLNEKFESMDETVLRKVGDKDEWNKESCAALLKRRKNEFRNFMFRRYRSVLSSLFYKPRVEFLDCGEYLCGEHVSLELENVSVPQQASATGENSRYILKGVTASTRAGDVVGIVGRTGAGKSTLLSVLQNIASKREGSVLLDGRELNSIPRKVLRHIIGVLPQMPFVFKGWTLRRFLDPRMLHSDEEILHALECCGLLDMVKSLPGTDPLDAIMVPTTAIVKGGFFLITPLIKIKGATNTGFVLQAAADEKPNDTTTSKSFFSSTQLRMLSFARLVLYRDLYRILLIDEPPADENSNEGAAEAANEDENLSGTAVPPVYDLVRMYFKHCTTFIVAHDQNVLKYCNRLFEMCGGELVTNKVLEAGDVEMFFDAK